The Sphingomonas panacis DNA segment TCGCTTGGGGATCGTCTGCAATGCTGATGGTCAGGCTGGGGCTTCCGCTATGACGATAACCGCTCGGAGATCATCGGTCGTTCGTTGCTCGGCTCGGTCTATCGGTAGACGGGATCAGTTCTGCTGGCGGTGTAGGTTCGTCGCGTAAGGTCGCGGTCGTGTGCGGGAGCCAAGGGTTGTTGGTCGCTAATGATTTACGGTGAGCTTCCCCCTTCCCCTTATCCTATTGAAGAAAAAGAGAAATCTGGCCGGTTAGATTGGTTTCTATAGGGGTTAGACAGTTAGCTGGGCATATTCTCGTCGTAAACCATTGGAATCGGGCGATGCATCAACGTGGGGGCGTTCCTGATGTGTCGAGGATGCGTTCCCGAAGGATCGTGTGTCGCGTTCCTGATGTGTCGACCATCAGTTCCCGCAGTACCGTGATTCGTTCCTGATGTGTCGAAAGATCGATAAAGCAGTCGAATTAGGCAAGGCGTTTGAATCAATTTCGAGGCGGTTGGTCAGATAGACGTTCAAGAATGGCGTTTGGCCGCGGCAGAGGTTGGACAGAGCCATCGATTTCGGTTTTGGGGGACGGGATGCCCGACACTTCGGGAACGCTTGCGGCGGCTTCAGCGTCGTGATGGGTTCGCTTTCCCAAATCTCGGGATGAGTCTGTCATGGTGGGTGGCGTACGTAGGCGCGCGTAGGATTGGTGAAGCAACGGCTTAACCCCGAAGTGTATGGCGGTTCGCCTTGTCATATTTTCGAACGAACCCGAGGAAGGCGTTCTGATAGTTGACGGGTGTGCGCGAGGGATCGCCGTCGATCCACTCTCGGAAAAGCATATGGAGGTTCTGATAATCCCAGCCGGGACATTCACTCCTTAACGTCTGCAAAGTAGCGTCGGTGATGAAACCTTCAGTCGCTTTCGAAGATAGGCTTGAAACGGTTCGGCGGACCAAGCTGCGGACATCGTAGGTGCCGGTCGAGCCGCTATCTTGCGCTCGCGCCGGAATGGCTGAGCGGCGTTCGGCGGATGTCTTGGCGTCGCCTTTAGGTTTAGGCTCCGATCGGCGTGGTCCCTGCCCTTTCTGCGGACGGGTAGAGTGTTCGATGTCGGCCTCGGCCCGACGTCGCATGCGTAGGCTTGGCTCACGTTTGCCTGGGACTTGCTCGATCGTTACCGAATATCCCGGCAGTTCATTGCGTTCCGCTATCTTCGCGATTTCGAACTTGAAGCGCCGATATTGACCCTCGGCGCCTGATTTTTCAAAGAGGGTTGGGAGCGAGATGGCAAATCCAGCCTCGCCTGCACCGCCAGCGTGCTTTCGCGCGACCTTGTAGAGCCAGCGCTCTCTGCCGCCACTGATATCAAAATAGGCGCGATCGATCGAGAGGATGCCTCCCTGCATGAGGACGCCTTCATGGAACCAGTTGCTCAGTTCGATTGTCATGCCGCGTGAACGTTCCGTTTTTTCATCGACGAGCTGGGTCCAGCCATCCAGCCAGCTGAACGTCGCCTCGCGTCGATTTTCAGCCCGGATATTGGTCTTGACAGTGGTGGAGACCAAGCGGTCCAGCGACTGGGCGAGCAGTTCGTAGGCGCGACCGGTCGTGGGGCGGCCGATAGCACGGAGTAGATCGTACGGCATGAGATGAAGTTTGCGCGGGACGTCGTTCACGCCGCGGCGAGCCATATCGGCGAGGGTCGATGCGCAATAGATGAGGATGTCCGCATCCCAAATGGTGGCCATACCATAATCTGGATTTGCCGAGACATGGACCCATAACTTGCCGTCAGGGGAATTGTAGTCGATCGGCTTGATTCGCTTCGACTTTGAGAGGCTGAAGAACGGCCGTTCCATCATCTCGCGTTGATCCCGCAGGGGGAGGTCGGAGATGTAGGGCAGGAATAGGTCGAACTGCTCGCTGATTTGGGATTGTTTTGCTTTTGTCACGGGTGATGCCTGGCGATTAATGATTGAGCTCTTGGGAGCGTGATTGTTTGTCGTAGTCCCGGGTTAGGCGAATGGGCCACTTTCTGAAAGTGGCGTTTAAGATGCCCCAAGAGTGCACGGTGTTGGTGTGCATATGTGGAGTTTCCCCGGGGAAACTTCGCTATTCCGACCGCTGGACAGGGAGGGTGCCGAGCAACAGGGTTTTGAAAGTCAGACCGGGCGTTTGGAGGGGGAGTTGTTAGCGCGGTGGAGAACGTCGTTCGATGCGTTGCGTCACATCGTCGAGAGCTGTTTGATGTTTCCCCGGGGAAACATGCGCCAGGTATCGAGATGTTAGTCAGAACTCGACGGGATGATACCGCGATACGGGGAGGGCGGGTTGCTCTGATTTCAGAAGGGAAGGGGAGTATGCGCGAGCCCCGAACGACGATGAGCGGGAATTTGCTGCGTCGTTCATCGGCGGCGGGACCTTGCAGGCCCAGAATGTTTCCCCGGGGAAACATCGATAGAGGCGACCCGGATTCCCTTCGCCGACGAAGCCACCCGTGATGGTTCCCCCGGGGAAACATTCGCTCAGCGGAGTAGATTGCGGCCTGTGGCATCAAGATGCGCGAGTGCTTCCCGCAGGCCTCGCAGCAGATCCTCTTCGCTGGCCCCGGAGCCGGCATGGAGCCGTATCGTAACGCCTTGCCGATTGGAGGAGACGACGCTCAGCGCGCTGCGCCCCAGCTTGCTCTGGAAGGTAAAGGGCTCTTTGGCATCCGCCTTGTCCTGCGCTGCAAGGTGAAGGCGCCGAAGCACCTCGGACGCTGTAACGGTCGGCTCACCACTCGACTTGCGCTCGGCCTGCTGTTTTGCGAGCGCTTTAGCGGCGGCAGCGACTACCGCTGCCTTCGGCTTGTCGTCGAGAAGCTGTGCCAAGGCATAAGCCGGCTTTAGCTGGATGTCAGAAGGCGAGGCAAAGGCCGAGACGACTATATCGGGCAGCGCTGCAACCTTCAGCATTTTGGAGAGCCAGCCTTTCGACACCTTAAGGCGCTCCGCCATGCGGCTCATATGGTTGCCGTAATGCTGACGCAGGGCGGCAGCGTAATTGCGGGCGCGTTCGAGATCGGAGACATCCGTACGGGCTCGGTTTTCAAGATCCGCAAGCCGGAAAGCTGCTTCGTCATCCAGAGCCACCACCTGGGCTACAAACTGCATCTCCGGATAGGAGTTTCGTCTAAGCCAGGAGATCGACCAATGGCGGCGGGTGCCGGCGATCACCTCGAAATCGTGCGCTGGATCGTCGTCAACTCGCCGCACGACGGCAGGCACCTTTTGTCCGCCTTCTGCGAGGATCGAGTCTATCAGTTCGCGGCAGTTATCCTCGGTTAGATGCCCATAGAGACGGGCGTTGCCGCTCCAAACGCGGACACGCGCGGGATCGAGCAGCATTTGGGTAACTTGGCGGACTTCGCCTGTGGCAACGCGCGCGAGCGCAGACTCGCGGCTGAGCAGAGTACCGCCGCGCATGCGATCCGGCCTTGCCGGAGGGCTCGCTGGTGCGCTGGTCTCATCGTTCGAGGGTGCGACCGCAGGCACCTCCTCGTCCGCAAGAAGATCTGCAAGATAGTCTTTTTGATTACGCGCCATCGGATCGGTCCCAATCGGCAGGTGACATTGTAACGAGGTCCGCGGCGAGGGCGCGGGGGCTAAGCGGCTTCATTAACAAGGGCCTCCTCGCTGACTGGCGACACACGGCCCCAACCTCGACGGACAAGCTGCTCAACCTGGCCAAGAGCCTCGTCAAGATTGGTGCGACACCGCTTGTGTGTCCGTGCTGTTCCGATCGGCTTATCGAGTTCATAAACGGTCATCATACGCATCGCAGCGTGGCTGATTTCCGCAGATTCTAGGATGGCCACTGGCAAGAGTGCAGGTCCGAAAGTTTGTTCCATGATCTGCTGGACCATAGCGTGCGCCGGGTCATTTCCGTTAAACTTTGAGCAGATCAGGCGGACGAACGAATAGTCGACATCTATCCCGGCTTGCCCGAGTTGACCAATGACCTGCTCCATCATCGATAGAAACTGTACCGTGGAGCAGAAATCGGGCGTTGTTGCCGCAAGCGGCACGATCAGTGCATTTGCGGCCTGCATTACGGCGAGGCTGATGGTTCCGAGTGCGGGAGGTGGATCTAGAAGCACGACGTCGTAGGATCGCGCGAGATCCATCAGACCCGCTTTTAGTTTTCGGAAACGCGTTGCGAGGATGCTCCCGCCATCGGCGCCGGCTGCTGCCATCTCATATTCTACATCGAACAATTCGAGGTTGGAGGGAATGAGATCAACATTGGGCCAGGGCGTTTTCTTTACGGCATAGAGTAGGTCAGCCTGGGTCGGATCGATCGAGAGATAGGGATAGAGGGTCTCTTCACGAGTCACATTGAAATGCGGATTGAGCCCAAAAAGCGTGGTCGTTGTCGCTTGGCTGTCACAATCCACTACGAGGACGCGGTACCCTTGAACCGCCAGATAATGAGCAAGGTGGGTCGTGACGGTTGACTTACCAACTCCGCCTTTGAAGTTCTGGACGGCGATAATGGGCGGCTGATCCATAGGCGCGCGGGCAGGCGAGGCGCCAAGCACCTCGCGCATATGCAGTAGCTCTTCGATCGTGTAGCCAGCTCGGCGACCAGAATCCGTTGCCGGTGGTTGAGGTAGGCGACCAGCGTCTTCGGCCATCCGTATGCGGTTGGTCGAGCAGCCAAGTAGGGCGGCTGCCTCAGCGATGCCGTATCGGACATCCAGACCCTTACGCGTGTCGGGAAGAAAAGCCTTCCGGCGGAGGCGTTCGATCATGCGGACACCGGAATCTGCAAGTTCGGCGATCCGGGACGCATCTGAAGTCATTTCAGCCATTGTCTTCCACCCTGAAGATATTTACGCTCACATAGGCCCATTTGCGTTCAATGGTCAATCAGAGACGCTTAAGTGATCATGATGGCCGCGCTGTACGTGGCATGCCTTCATCTCGAGACAATCCGTGACGCTCATTTGGCCACGCTGGGGAGTAGGATAGCCCAACAGCATTCATCAGCTGCGCCACAGCGCGCCACAATCTTGCGAAAAGGCAAACTAAGTTATTGTGAACGAACCGATATTCGCTGCATTCGGGCTACAAAAGAAACAGCGGTTTCGACGGTCAATTTTTTCGGAAGCCCCTGACCGCGACCTGTCCAGGCCGTGCGCCGCCAGGGGATCAGGTTCCACGATGGCTTACTCCACGCTGGAAGAAAAGCTGTAGCGCGCGTCGAACTCCGCCATGTCGCGGTCGAAAGAGGAGACGATGTCGTTTAAGTCCTTGGATGAGCCTTGCGGTTCGAGAGCTTTTCTGGGGCGGCCACGTGGAGCCGCAACCAAGCCAAGCGCGACGGCGACATCAGGTACAACGTATACCCTCCAGGAGCGGCGTCCGCTGACCTCCTGGACGAGTCCGAGTTGTGCGGCGCGATCGAGCAGTTTGCCGGCTCCGGACAGAGTTAACCTTAGCCCTGCGGCAGTTCGTTCGGGGCTTGTGACAGGGTGGTGAAGGAGGCCGGCGGCGAGCGAGGTAAGTTCGCCAGGTCGGTGCACGCCGGAAATGGCGGAAATGGCTTTCCGTCGATCGGCCTCGATCGCCTCAAGGGCTTTCAGCGAGCGGTCCGCGGTTTTGGCAAGATGGCGGAGCAGGCGCAGGGCCAGAGGCCCCTGCTGGACCGTCCCAAACCGCAAGGCTTTGTCACCGCAGGCCACAGAGGGGAGGGCGGACCGGGTGACGCCCATCCGGTGGAGAAGGACGGGTAGCCATAACCAGGGGAGGATGGAGCGATCGGCGAGGGCGAACTGGCGTGTAACTTCGAAGGCGCGGAGCAGGGCAGGGGCGCCGGCAAAACCATCTTCGAGTTCGGGGGTAAAGGGGAGTTGTTCCTGCCAGTGATGCCCCGTGGCGGCGAGCGATCGCTGCCAGGGTACGAAAGCGGAGAAGGGATCGTGCAACGACTCGCGGTGCGGCCGGCCGGACAATTGCACGCCGGTTGCCCAGGAAAATACATCGATTTCGTCGATTTCCTCGCCCTGCAGCTGGAGCGCCTTGCTATATCCAGTCCAGGCGGCACGCAGCGCCCAGGCGGAGGCGACAGAACTGGCGGAAACACGGGCGTCCAGGCGCGCGATTGCCGATGCGGCCGCCTCAAGAGCGCCGGCCAGTTCGGTGGTCCAAGGGACCGACATCAGGGAGGGGGAGGGGCGTGCCATGCTCCGATAGTATCCCCTAATAGCCATTTCGTCCATGTTGCTGATACGCGTAGTGTTGATAATGAGCCCTTATCAACACCAGCATTGTTGGAAGTCCTGTATATCGGTAAGAAGAAAGAAGCCTCGCACGACGCGGGGCAGGCCGTAGCCACGGCCGTCAGGGGGAAGCCACAGGACCGTGCACGATCATCTCAGCCCACTCGCCCAGCAACTCGGCCGCCACATGGCGGAGCAATGCGCCGACGGACTTCCCGGACATTTCGGGGACGAGCTGCTCGAGGCCTTTCCCGGGGAAGACCGAAAGTCTCTCGGCCTCGCGCTCGCCGAACTCGAGGCAGACGGTTTCGTCGACCTGTCGCCGCTGATCGGGCCGAAACTGCCGCGGGTGCGCACGACCGTCGATCTGTTCGTCGCGTGCGATGCGGCGATCACCGGCCATGACCCGATCGAGGATTCGGTGGTGCTCGCGCGCCTGCTGATCGAAAATCCGAAGCTCGGCGGAAACGCGCGCGATCTCGAGCAGGCGT contains these protein-coding regions:
- a CDS encoding replication initiator protein A, whose amino-acid sequence is MTKAKQSQISEQFDLFLPYISDLPLRDQREMMERPFFSLSKSKRIKPIDYNSPDGKLWVHVSANPDYGMATIWDADILIYCASTLADMARRGVNDVPRKLHLMPYDLLRAIGRPTTGRAYELLAQSLDRLVSTTVKTNIRAENRREATFSWLDGWTQLVDEKTERSRGMTIELSNWFHEGVLMQGGILSIDRAYFDISGGRERWLYKVARKHAGGAGEAGFAISLPTLFEKSGAEGQYRRFKFEIAKIAERNELPGYSVTIEQVPGKREPSLRMRRRAEADIEHSTRPQKGQGPRRSEPKPKGDAKTSAERRSAIPARAQDSGSTGTYDVRSLVRRTVSSLSSKATEGFITDATLQTLRSECPGWDYQNLHMLFREWIDGDPSRTPVNYQNAFLGFVRKYDKANRHTLRG
- a CDS encoding ParB/RepB/Spo0J family partition protein, translated to MARNQKDYLADLLADEEVPAVAPSNDETSAPASPPARPDRMRGGTLLSRESALARVATGEVRQVTQMLLDPARVRVWSGNARLYGHLTEDNCRELIDSILAEGGQKVPAVVRRVDDDPAHDFEVIAGTRRHWSISWLRRNSYPEMQFVAQVVALDDEAAFRLADLENRARTDVSDLERARNYAAALRQHYGNHMSRMAERLKVSKGWLSKMLKVAALPDIVVSAFASPSDIQLKPAYALAQLLDDKPKAAVVAAAAKALAKQQAERKSSGEPTVTASEVLRRLHLAAQDKADAKEPFTFQSKLGRSALSVVSSNRQGVTIRLHAGSGASEEDLLRGLREALAHLDATGRNLLR
- a CDS encoding AAA family ATPase, giving the protein MTSDASRIAELADSGVRMIERLRRKAFLPDTRKGLDVRYGIAEAAALLGCSTNRIRMAEDAGRLPQPPATDSGRRAGYTIEELLHMREVLGASPARAPMDQPPIIAVQNFKGGVGKSTVTTHLAHYLAVQGYRVLVVDCDSQATTTTLFGLNPHFNVTREETLYPYLSIDPTQADLLYAVKKTPWPNVDLIPSNLELFDVEYEMAAAGADGGSILATRFRKLKAGLMDLARSYDVVLLDPPPALGTISLAVMQAANALIVPLAATTPDFCSTVQFLSMMEQVIGQLGQAGIDVDYSFVRLICSKFNGNDPAHAMVQQIMEQTFGPALLPVAILESAEISHAAMRMMTVYELDKPIGTARTHKRCRTNLDEALGQVEQLVRRGWGRVSPVSEEALVNEAA